In Sulfurisphaera javensis, a single genomic region encodes these proteins:
- a CDS encoding cytosine permease — protein MNRDKLEEVGQEEVYMEKTKFEIIGVKPIPRKYRYMNSSKIFIFWAMASASATTPLIGYLLDSLGLIDILIAFTISLLIGLIPAGLFSEMGRQFPVPALVVSRKTYGYLTSNALSFLYTIVNVGWFGLNDTTGGLIVASLTHTNPIPWYIFFGIIQILLVLYGARLLDYFYRYTAIILIISYSILTYFLFAYYKINISEILYPTSNVNWGLTISLVLSFSILSWTYKISTATRFAKPYEESKRASYFIAAPLGIMVPVYLMGVLGLISQDITGNWNLPAVTFPVSSTVLSVIVVFASVGASLAILHTNAMNLYPAVADILTALQPALRNLEKISQPISTVILGVGGVVAAIMGILQNATNFLLFVGDIIFPYTFIVLIDWYLRMRHQMISGKLKITDFYTISKSIKDNFNVYAVIATIIGTVLNVITILNLTTLYNYFPQNLFGSLISALIYYLFIKLKLVK, from the coding sequence GTGAATAGGGATAAGTTAGAAGAAGTAGGGCAAGAAGAAGTATATATGGAGAAAACTAAGTTTGAAATTATAGGCGTAAAGCCAATACCTAGGAAATATAGGTATATGAATTCATCAAAGATATTCATTTTTTGGGCTATGGCGAGTGCTTCAGCTACAACTCCACTAATTGGTTATTTACTTGATAGTTTAGGTCTCATAGATATTCTCATTGCATTTACTATTTCATTACTAATCGGTTTAATTCCGGCTGGTCTTTTTTCAGAAATGGGCAGGCAATTTCCAGTTCCAGCTTTAGTTGTCTCAAGAAAGACTTATGGTTATCTAACCTCAAATGCGTTGTCTTTCCTTTACACGATAGTTAATGTAGGATGGTTTGGATTAAATGATACTACTGGAGGACTTATAGTTGCTTCATTAACACATACAAATCCAATACCTTGGTATATATTTTTTGGGATTATTCAAATTCTCTTAGTTTTATACGGAGCTAGACTTTTAGATTATTTTTATAGATATACTGCAATTATCCTTATTATAAGTTACTCCATTTTAACCTATTTTCTCTTTGCATACTATAAAATTAACATAAGTGAGATACTTTACCCAACTAGTAATGTAAATTGGGGTTTAACAATAAGCTTAGTTTTATCATTCTCAATCTTATCGTGGACTTACAAAATATCAACAGCAACAAGATTTGCAAAACCTTATGAAGAAAGTAAAAGAGCGTCCTATTTCATTGCAGCTCCTTTAGGTATTATGGTCCCAGTATATCTTATGGGAGTTCTAGGGTTAATATCACAAGATATTACTGGAAATTGGAATTTACCAGCTGTGACGTTTCCAGTAAGTAGTACTGTACTATCAGTAATCGTAGTATTTGCGTCTGTGGGTGCTTCATTAGCTATTTTACATACAAATGCTATGAACCTGTATCCAGCTGTAGCAGATATACTTACTGCATTACAGCCAGCACTTAGAAACCTTGAAAAGATATCTCAACCGATATCTACAGTAATTTTGGGCGTAGGTGGCGTAGTCGCTGCAATAATGGGTATATTACAAAATGCAACTAATTTCCTCCTCTTTGTAGGCGATATAATCTTTCCTTATACTTTCATAGTTTTAATAGATTGGTATTTAAGAATGAGACACCAAATGATTAGTGGGAAATTAAAGATAACAGACTTTTACACAATATCTAAGAGTATTAAAGATAACTTTAATGTTTATGCCGTAATAGCTACAATTATAGGGACAGTATTAAATGTTATTACAATACTGAATCTTACTACACTTTATAACTACTTTCCACAAAATCTCTTTGGATCTTTAATAAGTGCTCTTATATATTATTTATTTATAAAATTAAAGTTAGTAAAGTGA
- a CDS encoding APC family permease, with translation MGESRLKILDLGLETDKKLKKSLSKFELLFISLQGVIGSGWLFASLYTAAYVGGAAIISWIIGGILLIFIALTYSEIASMLPKTGGVVRYPHYTHGGVVGYIISWSYFAAGATVPAIETTAIVTYLSSLFPSLTVNGYLTTEGLAVAYGLLILFFVVNYLGIELLGKVSHGVGWWKLIIPTLTVILLLAFSFHPSNFTANGFFPPSTYLASPYSGWASVLYAIPTTGIIFAYTGFRQAIEYGNEAKNPQKDIPFAVVGALGISLVLYTLLQVAFIGGINWDAIGVKYGNWTGLQYSVLSSGPFYEIFKYSGVTGPILLLFEAFAILLLIDSAVSPSGTTLVGMGSGTRVLYGLASNGYLPGFFLKLGKTKVPIISLITVSLLGGIFLLPFPAWIALVGIVSSAAVFTYIMGGIALEILRIKLPEAKRPFKLPFYKVIAPISTIVALLIVYWSGFATLFEVVTIIFAGLPLFFGYYARKNWGVSTFLSTILSVIDAVVIGLIDYYFIISTNILNVSNNVIFTIYMIVMTALIFSNLFVIYSKYERSRMEIKMGLWLIATILAILPLSYFGSFGLYPVIPFPWDLIGVIALGLASHYSAIKSGLINDGIEEIIKNTTGLI, from the coding sequence ATGGGAGAGAGTAGACTAAAGATATTAGATCTAGGTTTAGAGACTGACAAAAAACTTAAGAAATCACTTTCTAAATTTGAATTACTATTCATTTCTTTACAAGGAGTGATAGGCTCTGGTTGGTTATTTGCATCATTATATACGGCAGCCTATGTAGGAGGGGCAGCAATAATCTCATGGATAATTGGTGGAATATTACTAATCTTCATAGCATTAACTTATTCAGAAATAGCGTCAATGCTTCCTAAAACTGGTGGGGTAGTTAGATATCCTCATTATACTCATGGTGGGGTAGTTGGATATATTATCTCATGGTCTTATTTTGCTGCTGGTGCAACTGTACCTGCAATAGAAACTACAGCCATTGTAACATATCTTTCCAGTTTATTTCCATCATTAACTGTAAACGGTTATTTAACAACTGAGGGTTTAGCTGTAGCTTATGGTTTACTTATACTTTTCTTTGTTGTAAATTACTTGGGAATTGAATTACTAGGAAAAGTTTCTCACGGTGTTGGTTGGTGGAAGTTAATAATTCCTACCCTCACAGTAATTTTACTTCTTGCTTTTTCATTTCATCCATCAAACTTTACAGCAAATGGTTTCTTTCCTCCATCTACATATTTAGCTTCCCCATATTCGGGCTGGGCCTCTGTATTGTATGCAATACCAACTACTGGAATAATATTTGCTTACACTGGTTTTAGGCAAGCTATTGAATATGGCAATGAAGCTAAGAATCCTCAAAAGGATATTCCATTTGCTGTAGTTGGTGCATTAGGAATTTCCTTGGTTCTTTATACTTTGCTTCAAGTAGCATTTATAGGAGGAATAAATTGGGATGCAATCGGAGTTAAATATGGTAATTGGACTGGTTTACAGTATTCAGTATTATCCTCTGGACCGTTTTATGAGATCTTTAAATATTCCGGAGTAACTGGACCAATACTCTTATTGTTTGAAGCTTTCGCAATATTATTACTTATAGATTCAGCAGTTAGTCCATCTGGCACTACCTTAGTAGGAATGGGAAGTGGCACTAGGGTTCTTTATGGTTTAGCTTCAAACGGTTATTTACCAGGGTTCTTCTTAAAGCTTGGAAAGACTAAGGTGCCAATAATATCACTAATTACAGTATCTTTACTTGGAGGAATATTCTTACTTCCATTTCCAGCTTGGATAGCTTTAGTTGGCATTGTGTCTTCAGCAGCAGTATTTACTTATATCATGGGTGGGATAGCATTAGAAATTTTAAGGATTAAATTACCTGAAGCTAAAAGACCATTTAAATTACCTTTCTATAAAGTCATTGCCCCAATATCAACTATTGTAGCTTTATTAATAGTTTATTGGTCCGGGTTTGCTACGCTTTTTGAAGTAGTTACTATAATTTTTGCTGGTTTACCATTATTCTTTGGATATTATGCTAGAAAGAACTGGGGAGTAAGTACTTTCTTATCAACAATTTTAAGCGTAATTGATGCTGTAGTTATTGGCTTAATAGATTATTATTTCATAATCTCAACTAACATTCTGAATGTTAGTAATAACGTGATATTTACAATATATATGATAGTTATGACTGCATTAATATTTAGTAATTTATTTGTAATTTATTCAAAGTATGAAAGGTCAAGGATGGAGATAAAAATGGGACTATGGTTAATAGCTACTATTTTAGCTATTTTACCATTATCCTATTTTGGCAGTTTTGGCTTATATCCTGTTATTCCATTCCCATGGGATTTAATTGGAGTAATAGCTTTAGGCTTAGCATCTCATTACTCTGCAATAAAAAGCGGTTTAATAAATGATGGGATTGAGGAAATAATCAAAAACACAACAGGATTAATATAA
- a CDS encoding amino acid permease: protein MEQKKIFLRESSGLVREFSLLDSLWFNISLLGLLFSTYYIASTGPLVGGNPIAGLIIPLVGFLLVGYLFSFIATKVPRVAADYVYVSRNLHPALGFVGNAGYFLATVPLFMGITGITLQTFGLIPLLTILGYYTHNYSLISLGATIDSNTYLMMGIGAAEIIIMSLIPIFGNKVYRIMQWAIIPLVLLVAILMIVIEATVPTSLAIQRLNNFALVYANVTNLYKNVTASTVPVPAYNNLINTISLNPVFVVGFSYVINTVYIAGEVRNPKKSMPFSILGTLLISGIIFTTALALEYYQYGYVFTSKMLYLSVVEGTLPIPTPYLDLLEGIASGNIVLGVLFALVSLLQLLMYLTAASFVGSRLLLSYAMDRIMPDFVGDVDEKRHIPIKAILLSMTAGLIGLIMFSLPVTSAVAFLLSSVATALLMLFPMSVVSIAVIKNEKGIMRGIAIASLVYLLFTFYQYLTVPAIGANTLTGYAILAGSIAVLFIIFYTAKFVRGKQGIDFNLIFKEIPPE, encoded by the coding sequence ATGGAACAGAAGAAAATATTCTTAAGGGAATCATCTGGATTAGTAAGGGAATTTAGTTTATTAGATTCTTTATGGTTTAACATTTCATTATTAGGGTTGTTATTCTCAACATACTATATAGCTTCAACAGGACCTTTAGTTGGTGGAAATCCAATAGCTGGACTAATAATACCTTTAGTAGGATTTTTATTAGTAGGATATCTTTTCTCTTTTATAGCAACTAAAGTGCCTAGGGTTGCTGCTGATTATGTATATGTTAGTAGAAATCTTCATCCAGCATTAGGATTTGTAGGAAATGCTGGATATTTCTTAGCTACAGTACCACTCTTTATGGGAATAACTGGGATAACATTACAAACTTTTGGTTTAATACCATTATTGACAATTTTAGGTTATTATACTCATAATTACTCTTTAATCTCCTTAGGTGCTACAATAGATAGTAATACATATTTAATGATGGGAATAGGTGCAGCAGAAATTATAATTATGTCGTTAATACCAATCTTTGGTAATAAGGTTTATAGAATTATGCAATGGGCTATAATACCATTAGTACTTTTAGTTGCTATATTAATGATCGTTATTGAGGCTACTGTACCCACAAGCTTAGCAATTCAAAGACTAAATAACTTTGCATTAGTTTATGCAAACGTAACTAACCTTTATAAGAACGTTACAGCATCAACAGTTCCAGTACCTGCTTATAATAACTTAATTAACACAATATCGCTAAACCCAGTTTTTGTAGTTGGTTTCTCTTACGTAATAAATACAGTATATATAGCTGGTGAAGTTAGAAATCCTAAGAAGAGTATGCCTTTTAGCATTCTAGGAACTTTACTAATTTCTGGTATCATATTTACTACTGCCTTAGCACTTGAGTATTATCAATATGGTTATGTCTTTACTTCTAAGATGCTTTATCTTAGTGTAGTTGAAGGAACATTACCAATACCTACTCCATATTTAGACCTCTTAGAGGGAATTGCTAGCGGAAATATTGTTTTAGGAGTATTATTTGCTTTAGTTAGTTTGTTACAGCTTTTAATGTACTTAACAGCAGCCTCTTTTGTAGGTAGTAGACTTTTACTTTCTTATGCAATGGATAGAATTATGCCGGATTTTGTTGGTGATGTAGACGAAAAGAGACATATTCCAATTAAAGCAATATTACTTTCAATGACAGCTGGATTAATAGGGCTAATCATGTTTAGTTTGCCAGTAACTTCTGCCGTAGCTTTCTTGTTATCAAGTGTAGCTACTGCATTACTTATGTTATTCCCAATGAGTGTTGTAAGTATAGCTGTAATTAAAAATGAGAAAGGGATAATGAGGGGTATAGCGATAGCCTCCCTAGTGTATTTGCTTTTCACATTTTATCAGTATTTAACAGTTCCTGCAATAGGTGCTAATACACTAACTGGCTATGCAATACTTGCTGGATCAATAGCTGTTCTTTTCATAATATTTTATACAGCAAAATTTGTGAGAGGAAAACAAGGGATAGACTTTAACTTAATCTTTAAGGAAATACCCCCAGAATAA
- a CDS encoding carbon-nitrogen hydrolase family protein, protein MVKIGMIQMGSVESKKANIEKALELAKKAIKDGAELIVYNELFTTQYFAATEDPKFFELAEPDDGPTVRTFLEFSKQFKVGMVITFFEEDKKIRGTYYDTSVFIKDGTYLGKYRKIHLPQLPGYYEKFYFKPGKGYPVFDFGEYKVGGIICYDRHFPEGVRILTLKGADIITIPTTTNFYPETWELELRAHAAFNTVYVVGVNRTAEYFQGREIDYYGKSLVADPMGRIVKEMNSDEGYEVVDVDLDFIRQRRIKAPFLKDRIPENYSEISTIHIEEV, encoded by the coding sequence ATGGTTAAGATCGGAATGATCCAAATGGGTAGTGTTGAATCTAAGAAAGCTAATATTGAGAAAGCATTAGAATTAGCAAAAAAAGCTATTAAAGATGGAGCTGAATTGATTGTTTACAATGAATTATTTACTACACAATATTTTGCTGCAACAGAAGATCCAAAGTTCTTTGAATTAGCTGAACCAGACGATGGACCTACTGTAAGAACATTTTTAGAATTTTCAAAACAATTCAAAGTAGGAATGGTTATTACGTTTTTTGAAGAAGACAAAAAGATTAGGGGGACATATTATGATACATCAGTATTTATTAAGGATGGAACTTACTTAGGAAAATATAGAAAGATTCATTTACCTCAATTACCTGGGTATTATGAGAAATTCTATTTTAAACCAGGCAAAGGATATCCTGTATTTGACTTTGGAGAATATAAAGTTGGAGGTATTATTTGTTACGATAGACACTTCCCGGAAGGCGTTAGAATACTTACACTAAAGGGTGCTGATATAATTACAATACCTACAACTACAAACTTCTACCCAGAGACTTGGGAATTAGAATTAAGGGCTCATGCAGCATTTAATACAGTTTATGTTGTTGGAGTTAATAGGACTGCAGAATATTTCCAAGGTAGGGAAATAGATTATTATGGAAAGAGTCTAGTAGCTGATCCAATGGGTAGAATAGTTAAGGAGATGAACTCTGATGAAGGATATGAAGTAGTTGATGTTGACTTAGATTTTATAAGACAAAGGAGAATTAAAGCCCCATTCTTAAAAGATAGAATACCAGAAAACTACAGCGAAATTTCAACAATTCATATTGAGGAGGTATAA
- a CDS encoding PLP-dependent aminotransferase family protein, which translates to MEINFNWGIPDPSTFVWKEIVEITKYVLETQHEKALQYAPAQGIEEVRYEISKFLIKRGFSLDEDYILLTNGAKEGIFILSEVFSNVVSEEPTYQGFISTMKYKGINVYPIPWDNEGPRIDLLEKIVKEKSIKYFYVTPVNNPMGRVMSMERRKQLLELASQFDFKIIEDDIYGFYVYDSPPLPAIKSLDKEGRVIYISSFSKIISPGLRIGFIAHEEIEKMVKIKNEINHQVSSLDQFIVGEILKRELIDNIINYARVLYKKKRDIMVQSIKEYFPQSVECTYPQGGFFMLCENSKLDSLLLLKEANRRGVKFVPGTEFYYSEKGKGSFRLSFSYENKIAEGIKILGELLRQEVSL; encoded by the coding sequence ATGGAAATAAATTTTAATTGGGGAATTCCAGATCCCTCAACTTTCGTATGGAAAGAAATCGTTGAAATAACGAAATATGTACTTGAAACACAACATGAGAAAGCATTACAATATGCTCCAGCTCAAGGAATTGAAGAGGTGAGATATGAAATATCAAAATTTTTAATTAAAAGGGGTTTCTCATTAGACGAAGATTATATACTTTTAACCAATGGCGCTAAGGAAGGAATATTTATTCTTTCTGAAGTTTTTTCAAATGTTGTATCAGAGGAGCCAACTTATCAAGGATTTATCAGTACGATGAAATATAAAGGAATAAACGTTTACCCTATTCCTTGGGATAATGAAGGACCTAGAATTGATTTATTAGAAAAGATTGTAAAAGAAAAATCTATAAAATATTTCTACGTTACTCCAGTTAATAATCCAATGGGAAGAGTAATGTCAATGGAGAGACGTAAACAACTCCTTGAACTTGCAAGTCAATTTGATTTTAAAATAATTGAAGATGATATTTATGGTTTTTACGTTTATGATTCTCCACCTTTACCAGCTATAAAGTCATTAGATAAAGAGGGAAGAGTAATATACATTTCAAGCTTTAGTAAAATTATTTCTCCCGGGCTTAGAATAGGTTTTATTGCACATGAGGAAATAGAGAAAATGGTTAAAATAAAGAATGAAATAAATCATCAAGTTTCTTCTCTTGATCAATTTATAGTAGGGGAAATTCTTAAGAGAGAATTAATAGATAATATCATAAATTATGCTAGAGTGCTTTACAAGAAAAAAAGGGATATTATGGTTCAGTCAATAAAGGAGTATTTTCCTCAAAGTGTTGAATGTACCTATCCGCAAGGGGGATTTTTCATGTTATGCGAAAATAGTAAGTTGGACTCTTTGTTACTTCTTAAAGAGGCAAACAGAAGAGGTGTAAAGTTTGTTCCTGGTACAGAATTTTATTATTCAGAAAAGGGAAAAGGTTCATTTAGGCTTAGTTTTAGTTATGAGAATAAAATTGCTGAAGGGATTAAAATATTGGGAGAATTGTTAAGACAAGAAGTTTCATTGTAA
- a CDS encoding M20 family metallopeptidase, translating into MIDETLNEIKEEALHFLKEIIRIPTENPPGLNYDKIVEVIKSKMEEFEYKTEIFYPSEEELKRLVKFGKGNRPNLVGYLGNGNVKIAFNAHYDVVPAGEGWSVNPYEGVIKDGKLYGRGSADMKSGLVAQLYAVELLRREKLLPSSLQIIQTFVPDEETVGNINAGAYYLMEKGVLKNVNYTIFTEPTGPDNVCYGHRGALWAIIKVYGKKSHGGLPQLGVDAVKASVQIINELYNSVPDITSSYNIIPSVAKKPSILVGTIKCGSWMNIVADYCEFTIVRRLVPEERLDDVRDKILHVLDDVNKRTGIRYDYDEFYAIDTIASNVNDKIYKIFKEKVKEVRGKEPELVLSPGTFDIRFTVKEGIVSINYGPGKIEQAHATDEYVELKDFYDSIKVLALVLLELGKI; encoded by the coding sequence ATGATTGATGAAACTTTAAATGAGATAAAAGAAGAAGCCTTACACTTTCTAAAAGAAATTATAAGAATACCTACTGAAAACCCTCCTGGGCTTAATTATGATAAAATAGTTGAAGTAATAAAAAGTAAAATGGAAGAGTTTGAATATAAAACTGAAATATTTTATCCATCAGAAGAAGAGTTAAAAAGGTTAGTTAAGTTTGGTAAAGGTAATAGACCAAATTTAGTTGGATATTTAGGTAATGGAAATGTAAAAATTGCGTTTAATGCCCATTATGATGTTGTTCCAGCTGGTGAAGGTTGGAGTGTTAACCCTTATGAGGGTGTAATAAAGGACGGAAAATTGTATGGTAGAGGATCTGCCGATATGAAATCTGGCTTAGTTGCACAGTTATATGCTGTTGAACTTTTAAGAAGAGAAAAATTACTACCTTCATCTTTACAAATAATTCAGACTTTCGTTCCAGATGAAGAGACAGTAGGGAATATAAATGCTGGAGCTTATTATCTTATGGAAAAAGGTGTTCTTAAGAACGTAAATTATACAATTTTTACTGAACCAACTGGTCCAGATAATGTTTGTTATGGCCATAGAGGAGCATTATGGGCAATAATAAAGGTTTATGGTAAAAAGAGCCATGGGGGATTGCCACAATTAGGTGTTGATGCTGTAAAAGCTTCAGTACAAATTATAAATGAGTTGTATAATTCAGTACCAGATATAACTTCCTCGTATAATATAATTCCTTCAGTTGCTAAAAAGCCTTCTATTTTAGTTGGAACAATAAAATGTGGTTCTTGGATGAATATTGTAGCTGATTACTGTGAGTTTACTATTGTAAGAAGATTAGTACCAGAAGAGAGACTTGATGATGTTAGAGATAAAATTCTTCACGTTTTAGATGATGTTAATAAAAGGACTGGGATAAGGTACGATTATGATGAGTTTTATGCAATAGATACAATTGCATCAAACGTAAATGACAAAATATATAAGATATTCAAAGAGAAGGTTAAGGAAGTTAGAGGTAAAGAACCGGAACTAGTTCTATCTCCAGGGACTTTTGACATTAGGTTTACTGTTAAGGAAGGTATAGTTTCAATAAATTATGGTCCAGGAAAGATTGAACAAGCCCATGCTACAGATGAGTATGTGGAGTTAAAAGACTTTTATGACTCTATTAAAGTTCTAGCATTAGTATTATTAGAACTAGGAAAAATATGA
- a CDS encoding APC family permease, with the protein MEKKATTVFLRESSGLVREVSPWSSLLATWALVTGGVPTLIISWLWLGAGANWALAYLITLLPTLGMAFLFYVAAASMPRAGGDYVFNSRATHPALGFANYWALFIAFVLSQGYYSYLGASWIGYLLTGLGMYYHSSFLLSIGGFFGTKLGRIAWGLIVGTIITSFIAVPVRFHWKFMEIAGIISLIATAIMFGALLTINPSSFASALSSFTGIKDAYQEVISDATSNGLVFVGPIYGALLAIPAVWYYYTWYNLPASWSGEMRKVRFNVFLSIVGGVIMIAIYYILFTELNVMAFGEKFLTAYSYVYCQGINDTVVNSLSSMGTFTPFFALLVLGNPVLYILMFIAIWLPNFYSGPPLVFGLSRYLFAWSFDRIMPSWMADVNEKLHAPIKSILLIMTLSGLGVILYAYVPVISLVDVTVTFEISYAIFAISTALMPYIRKDVYETSIVIKKKILKIPLITWIGLPTFAFLVYATYITWGNPIILPVNLPTILSVILMYASGFAIYYIAKFYNSRRGIMIDLAFKEIPPE; encoded by the coding sequence ATGGAAAAGAAAGCAACAACAGTATTTTTAAGAGAGTCCTCCGGTTTGGTGAGGGAAGTAAGCCCATGGTCATCATTACTAGCAACATGGGCATTAGTAACTGGTGGAGTACCAACGTTAATAATTTCATGGCTATGGTTGGGAGCAGGAGCAAACTGGGCGTTGGCGTATTTAATAACTCTTCTCCCTACTCTAGGTATGGCATTTTTATTTTATGTAGCAGCAGCATCAATGCCTAGAGCTGGTGGAGATTACGTATTTAATAGTAGGGCAACACATCCAGCATTGGGTTTTGCAAATTATTGGGCATTATTTATAGCCTTTGTTCTCTCACAAGGTTATTACTCTTACTTAGGAGCATCATGGATTGGTTATTTGCTTACTGGATTAGGAATGTATTATCACAGTTCATTCCTTTTAAGCATTGGAGGATTTTTCGGAACAAAATTAGGAAGAATTGCTTGGGGATTAATCGTAGGAACAATAATAACTAGCTTCATAGCAGTACCAGTAAGATTTCATTGGAAGTTCATGGAAATTGCTGGAATAATTAGTTTAATAGCAACAGCTATAATGTTTGGTGCATTATTAACTATTAACCCGTCATCTTTTGCCTCAGCATTATCATCGTTTACCGGAATAAAGGATGCATATCAAGAAGTAATTTCTGACGCAACTTCTAATGGATTAGTATTTGTTGGTCCAATTTATGGTGCATTATTAGCAATCCCAGCAGTATGGTATTATTATACATGGTATAATTTACCAGCATCATGGTCTGGTGAAATGAGAAAAGTTAGGTTTAACGTTTTTCTATCAATAGTAGGAGGAGTTATAATGATTGCAATTTACTATATTCTCTTTACTGAGTTAAACGTTATGGCATTTGGTGAGAAGTTCCTAACAGCCTATTCTTATGTATATTGCCAAGGGATTAATGATACAGTAGTCAACAGTCTATCTTCTATGGGCACTTTTACACCATTCTTTGCATTACTTGTCCTAGGAAATCCAGTATTATACATTTTAATGTTTATAGCAATATGGTTACCAAACTTTTACAGTGGTCCACCATTAGTATTTGGATTATCTAGATATTTATTTGCATGGTCTTTTGATAGAATAATGCCCTCATGGATGGCAGATGTAAATGAAAAACTTCATGCTCCAATAAAGTCGATTTTGCTTATTATGACATTAAGTGGTTTAGGAGTAATCCTTTATGCTTATGTTCCAGTAATCTCTCTAGTTGATGTAACAGTTACATTTGAAATAAGTTATGCTATATTTGCAATATCAACAGCATTAATGCCCTATATAAGAAAAGATGTTTATGAAACTTCTATTGTAATTAAGAAGAAAATACTAAAAATACCACTAATAACTTGGATAGGATTACCGACCTTTGCTTTCTTAGTTTATGCAACATATATAACTTGGGGTAATCCAATAATCTTACCAGTTAACTTGCCAACAATATTATCGGTTATTCTAATGTATGCTTCTGGCTTTGCAATATACTACATAGCTAAATTCTATAATTCAAGAAGAGGGATAATGATAGACTTAGCATTTAAAGAAATCCCACCTGAATAA
- a CDS encoding aspartate aminotransferase family protein: protein MLSEYVKKTPKSLSLYGIASRMMPYGVSSNYRYLPPYPLYLVKGKGSKVWDVDGNVYIDFNMAYGALGIGHSHPKLVKALKERFENSSILGFEFADTIKLAKIIKIRYNVDMVRFSSTGTEATMHAIRIARAYTKRKKIIKFEGHYHGSHDQLLVNVSPDKEGEKSVCSHGIPEDIVKYTLVAEWNNYDSVERIVRKDGNDIAAIIMEPVAMNMGIIEPDVSFLKGIFNLAKEYGILIIFDEVKTGGKYYSGASGYYGLKPDLITLGKAIAGGLPLSVIAGRKEIMSVIGPEKTAHGGTFNANPLSVVASIVTLTQILTQDSFYEVYKLNSLLSKGYKDLVEDLDIDITAVTWGASGTIFFSNYLPRNYREFLRIDKRIWYKYFWLMLSKGIIPMADYDEEWTISTQHNKEDIIKHLEVAEEVLRKIKSG from the coding sequence ATGCTATCAGAATACGTCAAAAAGACACCTAAATCTCTTTCTCTTTACGGAATTGCTTCCAGAATGATGCCTTATGGAGTTTCCAGCAACTATAGATACTTACCACCATACCCATTATACTTAGTTAAAGGTAAAGGTAGTAAAGTATGGGATGTAGATGGAAACGTTTATATTGACTTTAACATGGCTTATGGAGCTTTAGGAATTGGTCACTCTCATCCAAAATTGGTAAAGGCTTTAAAAGAAAGGTTTGAAAATAGTTCAATTCTTGGATTTGAATTTGCAGATACAATTAAACTTGCTAAAATTATAAAGATTAGGTACAACGTTGATATGGTTAGGTTTTCTTCTACTGGTACTGAGGCAACAATGCACGCAATAAGGATTGCTAGGGCTTATACAAAACGAAAGAAAATAATAAAATTTGAAGGTCATTATCACGGATCACATGACCAATTATTAGTAAATGTTAGCCCAGATAAAGAAGGAGAAAAGTCTGTATGCTCTCATGGAATACCAGAAGATATTGTAAAATATACTTTAGTAGCAGAATGGAATAATTATGATTCTGTGGAAAGGATAGTCAGAAAAGATGGAAATGATATTGCTGCGATTATAATGGAACCAGTAGCAATGAACATGGGTATAATAGAGCCAGATGTGTCATTTCTAAAAGGAATTTTCAATTTAGCTAAAGAATACGGAATACTTATAATATTTGATGAAGTTAAAACTGGAGGAAAATATTATTCTGGTGCCTCAGGATATTACGGATTAAAACCTGATTTAATTACATTAGGTAAAGCTATAGCTGGAGGTTTACCATTATCAGTAATTGCTGGGAGAAAAGAGATTATGAGTGTTATTGGTCCAGAAAAGACTGCTCATGGTGGAACATTTAATGCTAATCCATTATCAGTTGTAGCATCAATAGTTACGTTAACTCAAATATTAACTCAAGATAGTTTTTATGAAGTTTATAAACTTAACTCATTGCTAAGTAAGGGATATAAGGATTTAGTTGAGGATTTAGACATTGATATAACAGCTGTAACTTGGGGAGCTAGCGGTACTATTTTCTTCTCTAATTATCTTCCGAGGAATTACAGAGAGTTCTTAAGAATTGATAAAAGGATTTGGTATAAGTACTTTTGGCTTATGCTTTCAAAAGGAATTATCCCAATGGCTGACTACGATGAGGAATGGACTATATCAACACAGCACAATAAGGAAGATATCATAAAGCATTTAGAAGTAGCTGAAGAAGTTTTAAGAAAAATAAAAAGTGGATAA